A window from Chryseobacterium vaccae encodes these proteins:
- a CDS encoding T9SS type A sorting domain-containing protein → MKKLLLSCMLALSMGASAQIIVNESFEGSSLPSGWTGSALPSTAGQTTTVSMWSGGTACVGSKMAYRNLYSGVTSYNITYSSASSNGTELTYSFQYAAKGYSSSDAIKGSVVAEYTVDGGTTWVALGVPINLNNPSSTPVPCTTVSGVIPAGTIPAGADFKFRLTGNYTATSDFYLGFDDVKLTQVVTAPPGCSTISAPVAGATGVSRTPAITWSQAAGATGYLLNVGTTPGGTDVINGQNVGNVTSYSIPTASALNYSTVYYVKVIPTNNLGNTTNCTESSFTTLNIGCPSVSAPSNNALNTSVTPAITWSSVSGATGYRLSVGTTSGGTEVLNNIDLGNVLTYTFPSPLNYNTAYYYTVNAYQGTTSTSASCTVRKFTTKAPPPANDECANAVVLGVNSDINCAVKGTGNTLGATQSASSGTCSFVTSDDDVWFSFVATASSHVIKLSNVVSTGTSSTTDMYFQVLSGTCGSFTSLLCSDADANSVSGLTPGETYYVKVFTYSSGAEYAASFEICIGTLPPPPANDECSAATALTVSSGALCTSAVAGTTLSATSSGVAVSPCTGTADDDVWYSFVATSTSHVVALTDVVSVGVTSSTSLYLQVLSGACGSMTSLACDTSPATPTVLTGLTVGSTYYIRVYNSNTGTGYANTFKICVSTPVAPANDECGNAVTLPVSADLNCAAPTSGTTHSATNSNLAVSPCTGTADDDVWYAFTATGPVHTVMLSNVVSTGSTSSTSLYTQVFSGACGSLTSLVCGTSNSTVVPGLTTGQTYYVRVYNSNGSGYSNSFNICVGTPPPPPANDECSGAVALTVGNNFNSNPITATSVSATTNGVSTCVTTGSNNVNNVWFSVVVPPSGSVTVETASLTGSSFADSIMEMYSGSCGTLTSVGCNDDVSGASNRFSKVSVTGQTPGSTLYVSVWKFGPTNPDGEFRVSAYDSSVLATSETAVVKNNLKVYPNPFSDILNISDVKNVKSVSVIDLSGRVVKTIDNPSSALQLGDLKQGMYLISLKMKDGSVQTLKTIKK, encoded by the coding sequence ACTGTTTCTATGTGGAGTGGAGGAACAGCCTGCGTAGGCTCGAAAATGGCTTACAGAAATCTGTATAGCGGTGTTACCTCTTATAATATTACCTATTCATCAGCAAGTTCAAACGGAACAGAACTTACTTATTCCTTTCAGTATGCAGCAAAAGGGTATTCCTCTAGCGATGCAATTAAAGGTAGCGTTGTCGCTGAATATACAGTAGATGGAGGAACAACATGGGTTGCTCTGGGGGTGCCAATTAATCTGAATAATCCAAGCTCAACACCTGTTCCTTGTACCACTGTTTCAGGAGTAATTCCTGCGGGAACAATCCCGGCAGGGGCTGATTTTAAATTCAGACTGACCGGAAATTATACTGCAACTTCTGATTTCTATTTAGGTTTTGATGACGTGAAGTTAACGCAGGTTGTTACTGCACCTCCGGGATGTTCAACAATTTCAGCGCCGGTAGCAGGTGCGACAGGAGTTTCCAGGACACCTGCTATTACCTGGAGTCAGGCAGCAGGAGCTACAGGATATCTTTTGAATGTAGGAACTACTCCGGGAGGAACAGATGTTATTAACGGCCAGAATGTTGGGAATGTTACATCATATAGTATTCCGACGGCTAGTGCTCTAAATTATTCAACGGTTTATTACGTAAAAGTTATTCCTACCAATAATTTAGGAAATACAACCAATTGTACAGAGAGTTCTTTTACAACATTAAATATTGGCTGTCCGTCTGTAAGTGCACCATCTAATAATGCCTTGAATACAAGTGTGACTCCTGCAATAACTTGGAGCTCAGTTAGTGGGGCTACGGGATACAGGCTGTCAGTAGGAACTACTTCTGGAGGGACTGAAGTTTTGAATAACATAGACCTTGGGAATGTATTAACTTACACATTTCCCTCTCCTTTGAACTATAATACAGCGTATTATTATACGGTAAATGCTTATCAGGGAACGACGAGTACATCGGCATCCTGTACAGTTAGAAAATTTACAACCAAGGCACCTCCTCCTGCTAATGATGAGTGTGCGAATGCGGTAGTTTTAGGAGTAAACTCAGATATCAACTGTGCTGTAAAAGGTACAGGAAATACATTGGGTGCAACACAGTCTGCATCATCAGGTACTTGTAGCTTTGTTACTTCAGATGATGATGTTTGGTTTAGCTTTGTTGCTACAGCCAGCAGTCATGTGATTAAATTGTCTAATGTAGTTTCTACAGGAACATCATCTACAACCGATATGTATTTTCAGGTATTAAGCGGAACTTGTGGTTCTTTCACAAGTTTACTTTGCAGTGATGCTGATGCTAATTCTGTTTCAGGACTTACGCCGGGAGAAACTTATTATGTAAAAGTTTTTACCTATAGTTCAGGTGCGGAATATGCTGCAAGTTTTGAGATTTGTATAGGAACACTTCCTCCGCCTCCTGCCAATGATGAGTGTTCAGCGGCCACAGCCCTTACGGTAAGCTCAGGAGCTTTATGTACTTCTGCAGTGGCAGGAACTACTTTATCTGCAACCAGCTCAGGCGTTGCTGTATCTCCATGTACAGGTACTGCAGATGACGATGTATGGTATTCTTTTGTGGCAACCTCTACATCTCATGTGGTTGCTTTAACTGATGTTGTGTCAGTAGGAGTAACTTCTTCCACGTCTTTATATCTTCAGGTTTTAAGCGGAGCTTGTGGAAGTATGACATCCCTTGCATGTGATACAAGCCCTGCTACACCAACAGTGCTTACAGGTTTAACAGTTGGTAGTACTTATTATATCAGAGTATATAACTCTAATACTGGAACAGGATATGCCAACACATTCAAGATTTGTGTATCAACACCGGTTGCGCCTGCCAATGATGAATGCGGTAATGCCGTAACTCTTCCTGTAAGTGCGGATTTAAACTGTGCAGCTCCTACTTCGGGAACAACACATAGTGCTACAAATTCTAATTTAGCTGTATCTCCATGTACAGGTACTGCAGATGATGATGTATGGTATGCTTTCACGGCTACAGGCCCGGTTCATACAGTAATGCTGTCTAATGTGGTTTCTACAGGAAGCACTTCGTCCACAAGTTTGTATACTCAGGTATTTAGTGGAGCATGCGGATCTTTAACAAGTCTTGTATGCGGAACTTCTAACTCAACTGTTGTGCCTGGATTAACAACAGGTCAGACGTATTATGTAAGAGTTTATAATTCTAATGGATCAGGATATTCCAACAGCTTTAATATCTGTGTAGGAACTCCTCCTCCTCCTCCTGCCAATGATGAGTGCTCAGGCGCTGTTGCTTTAACGGTAGGGAATAACTTTAATTCAAATCCTATTACTGCTACAAGTGTATCGGCAACGACTAATGGAGTGTCAACATGTGTTACTACCGGGTCTAATAATGTTAATAATGTATGGTTTTCTGTAGTAGTTCCTCCATCAGGAAGTGTTACCGTTGAAACAGCTTCGCTTACAGGATCTTCGTTTGCTGATTCTATTATGGAGATGTATAGCGGTAGCTGCGGGACGCTTACTTCTGTAGGATGTAATGATGATGTTAGTGGAGCCAGCAACAGATTTTCTAAAGTGTCAGTTACAGGCCAAACTCCTGGATCCACACTATATGTAAGTGTTTGGAAATTCGGGCCTACAAATCCGGATGGAGAGTTCAGAGTTTCAGCTTATGACAGTTCTGTTTTAGCCACTTCAGAAACGGCAGTGGTGAAAAATAACCTTAAAGTGTATCCAAACCCATTCTCTGATATTCTGAATATCTCAGATGTGAAGAATGTAAAATCAGTTTCTGTTATTGATCTTTCAGGAAGAGTAGTGAAAACTATTGACAATCCTTCTTCAGCTCTTCAGCTTGGAGATTTGAAACAGGGAATGTATCTGATTTCTTTAAAAATGAAAGACGGATCAGTACAAACATTAAAAACTATTAAAAAATAA
- a CDS encoding T9SS type A sorting domain-containing protein: MKRILLWGMLLISITMNARVETGNFSTDKKEYNGRNKAWNPPANDDCENAVQLTVNSNLNCGVTVAGTTLDATDSGLAPAPCYGTADDDVWYKFTATASIHVISLKNIVSVGSDNSTDMYFQVFNGTCGNLTSIKCSDPEENIVRDLTPGETYYIRVYSYYGAGRAQTFNICVGMLPPPVANDECSGAVTLTVNADLFCGNKTSGTTIGGTDSGIDPCEGESDDDVWYKFTAVETSHAISLSNVDSIYGYDSPMFEIFSGSCGALTSIGCSDYETSQILTGLNPGETYYIRIFSDAEGFNTFDICIGTLPGAPPANDECSGAVALTVNSDMSCSNKISGHTAEATDSGIDPCDGEADDDVWYKFTAVGTSHIVSISNVAAVSGYGGAFFEVFSGACDTLTNIVCSDYEDYQVLSGLTPGETYYIRVFSMYDGAITFDLCVGTLPPAPANDACSGALSATVFPYSYTQADAAGATNNDGFIESCTDEGMNDGTWFTFTGTGSTFDISVTMPSGSSFDPKIGVYSGSCDNLTCVGTADDGLSGGAEAISVQTTAGTVYYVNVGNYSAYSDNMEGEFTIAIKNASLGTSEVSKEKDKIKVYPNPFTDVLNIADISKVGSITISDVSGRQVKNINVPSSVLHLEDLKQGMYLVILNMKDGSKQTVKVIRK; this comes from the coding sequence ATGAAAAGAATTTTACTCTGGGGTATGCTTCTGATAAGCATAACCATGAATGCACGGGTAGAGACAGGAAATTTCTCTACTGATAAGAAAGAATATAACGGCCGGAATAAAGCATGGAACCCTCCGGCTAATGATGATTGTGAGAATGCAGTACAGCTTACCGTGAATTCAAATCTGAACTGTGGTGTTACTGTTGCAGGAACAACACTTGACGCTACAGATTCAGGATTAGCTCCAGCTCCTTGCTATGGAACTGCCGATGATGATGTATGGTATAAATTTACAGCAACTGCTTCAATTCATGTAATTTCTCTCAAAAATATTGTTTCTGTAGGAAGTGATAACTCTACCGATATGTATTTTCAGGTATTCAACGGGACTTGTGGTAATCTGACGAGCATTAAATGCTCTGATCCTGAAGAAAATATTGTAAGAGACCTTACACCGGGAGAAACCTATTATATCCGGGTGTACAGCTATTATGGAGCAGGCAGGGCTCAGACTTTTAATATTTGTGTAGGGATGCTGCCTCCACCTGTAGCGAATGATGAATGTTCCGGAGCGGTAACTTTAACAGTTAATGCAGATCTTTTTTGTGGTAATAAAACGTCAGGAACTACAATAGGTGGTACAGATTCTGGTATTGATCCGTGTGAAGGCGAATCAGATGATGATGTCTGGTATAAATTTACTGCGGTAGAAACTTCTCATGCTATATCATTAAGCAATGTAGATTCTATCTATGGATATGATTCTCCTATGTTTGAAATATTTAGCGGTTCATGTGGTGCCTTAACCAGTATCGGATGCTCAGATTATGAAACCTCTCAGATTCTCACCGGACTGAATCCCGGAGAAACTTATTATATAAGAATATTCAGTGATGCTGAAGGGTTTAATACTTTTGATATTTGTATAGGGACTCTTCCTGGTGCTCCTCCTGCTAATGATGAATGTTCAGGAGCTGTAGCATTGACGGTGAATTCAGATATGAGCTGCAGTAATAAAATTTCAGGACATACCGCTGAGGCTACAGATTCAGGCATTGATCCTTGTGATGGTGAGGCAGATGATGATGTATGGTATAAGTTTACTGCAGTAGGTACTTCTCATATTGTCTCAATAAGTAATGTGGCTGCTGTTTCCGGATATGGAGGAGCTTTCTTTGAAGTTTTCAGCGGAGCATGTGATACTCTTACCAATATTGTATGTTCAGACTATGAAGACTATCAGGTTCTTTCCGGATTGACACCTGGTGAGACGTATTACATAAGAGTATTCAGTATGTATGACGGAGCTATTACTTTTGACTTATGTGTAGGCACATTACCTCCTGCACCAGCTAATGATGCATGCTCCGGAGCTCTTTCTGCAACAGTATTCCCATACAGCTATACTCAGGCTGATGCGGCGGGTGCTACCAATAATGACGGATTTATTGAAAGCTGTACAGATGAGGGAATGAATGACGGAACATGGTTCACATTTACCGGAACTGGAAGTACTTTTGATATTTCAGTTACGATGCCTTCTGGAAGTTCTTTTGATCCTAAGATTGGGGTATACAGTGGAAGCTGTGATAATTTAACCTGTGTAGGAACGGCAGATGATGGATTGTCAGGAGGTGCAGAAGCAATTTCTGTTCAAACCACGGCTGGAACTGTTTATTATGTAAATGTGGGTAATTATAGTGCTTATTCGGATAATATGGAGGGAGAATTTACCATTGCAATCAAAAATGCATCTCTTGGAACTTCAGAAGTTTCTAAAGAAAAAGATAAGATCAAGGTATATCCGAATCCGTTTACAGATGTATTGAATATTGCAGATATTTCAAAAGTGGGATCCATTACTATTTCTGATGTATCAGGAAGACAGGTGAAAAATATAAATGTACCTTCCTCCGTACTTCATTTGGAAGATCTTAAACAAGGTATGTATCTGGTGATTTTAAATATGAAAGACGGATCAAAGCAGACTGTGAAAGTAATCAGAAAATAA
- a CDS encoding T9SS type A sorting domain-containing protein, with protein sequence MKKLLFSCLLMLSMIMNAQIDLGTGSTSVGVAPISTYYGYSYVQQIFTKQEINANAAGNITGLKFYLSPNAVLTNSSDWTVFLGHTSKTNFTSESDWIPAAGLTEVYTGAISQNNGVVEVTFAVPFPYNNTQNLVVAAQENSSGYDSNGFSEAFYVYNLSAAGSSLYYRNDDDPFDTANPEDGNLSSNKSVITIMGLAPSSIPACPVVAYPANNAQFVPLSPNITWNAPTGAQSYKVSIGTTPGGTNVVNQESVATTSFTPSTPLAANTTYYLKVTAVGAGGESAGCSEITFKSAPPPPANDECTGAVELTVSANIQCSNPTSGYTLGATDSGVATGTCSGNPDDDVWYKFTATASTHFISLSNIVSIGSTDTTDTYFQVLSGACGNMSNVFCSDPATALVNDLTPGDTYYIRVYSYGGAGRAQSFNICVGTLPPPPANDACSGALAATTFPYSYTQTDAGGATNNDGFIEVCTDGTMNDGTWFTFTGDGDTYNISVSMPAGSSFDPEVGVYSGSCDNLTCEDSMDDNGSGGTETVSIPTVAGTVYYVNVGNYSGFTDEMEWPFTINISKGALSTAETAKAKDAVKAYPNPFTDVLNISKIELVKAVSISDVSGRLVKTIDNPSSTLHLGDLKQGLYFVTLQMKDGSKQTIKAIKK encoded by the coding sequence ATGAAAAAACTTCTATTTTCATGTTTGTTAATGCTAAGCATGATCATGAATGCCCAGATTGACTTGGGCACAGGAAGTACGAGTGTAGGGGTTGCCCCTATAAGTACTTATTACGGATATTCTTATGTCCAGCAGATCTTCACAAAACAGGAAATTAATGCCAATGCAGCAGGTAATATTACCGGGCTTAAATTTTACCTAAGTCCCAATGCGGTTCTTACCAATTCTTCTGACTGGACTGTTTTTCTGGGACATACTTCAAAAACGAACTTTACCTCTGAAAGTGACTGGATTCCAGCGGCTGGTCTTACAGAGGTGTATACAGGAGCAATTTCCCAAAACAATGGAGTAGTGGAAGTTACTTTTGCAGTTCCTTTTCCCTACAACAATACCCAGAATCTGGTAGTGGCTGCTCAGGAAAATTCATCGGGATATGACTCCAATGGTTTCAGTGAAGCTTTTTATGTGTATAATCTTTCGGCTGCAGGATCTTCTCTTTATTATAGGAATGATGATGATCCTTTTGATACAGCGAATCCGGAAGACGGAAACTTAAGTAGCAATAAATCCGTTATTACTATTATGGGGCTTGCTCCTAGTTCTATACCGGCATGTCCTGTTGTGGCATATCCTGCCAATAATGCACAGTTTGTTCCATTATCTCCTAATATTACCTGGAACGCACCAACGGGTGCTCAAAGCTATAAAGTATCTATAGGAACTACGCCGGGGGGAACAAATGTTGTTAACCAGGAATCGGTAGCAACAACAAGCTTTACCCCTTCCACTCCTCTGGCTGCCAATACGACTTATTACCTTAAAGTGACTGCTGTAGGAGCGGGAGGAGAATCTGCAGGCTGCTCAGAAATTACCTTTAAAAGCGCACCACCTCCACCCGCAAACGATGAGTGTACAGGCGCTGTTGAGCTTACTGTAAGTGCTAATATCCAGTGTAGTAATCCTACTTCCGGATATACGTTAGGTGCTACAGACTCAGGAGTAGCTACGGGTACTTGTTCCGGAAATCCTGATGATGACGTATGGTATAAATTTACTGCTACAGCTTCCACTCATTTCATCTCGCTTAGCAATATCGTTTCTATAGGAAGTACAGATACTACAGATACTTATTTCCAGGTTTTAAGTGGCGCATGCGGCAATATGTCGAATGTATTCTGTTCAGATCCTGCAACAGCACTTGTTAATGATCTTACACCAGGAGATACTTACTACATAAGAGTATACAGTTATGGAGGAGCTGGCAGAGCCCAGAGCTTTAACATCTGCGTAGGTACCTTGCCTCCACCTCCCGCTAATGATGCATGTTCAGGTGCACTGGCAGCAACAACATTCCCATATAGCTATACACAAACTGACGCAGGCGGTGCAACGAATAATGATGGATTTATTGAAGTTTGTACTGATGGAACAATGAATGATGGTACGTGGTTTACCTTTACAGGAGACGGAGATACTTACAATATTTCAGTATCAATGCCAGCGGGAAGTTCATTTGATCCGGAAGTAGGGGTTTACAGTGGAAGCTGTGATAACCTTACCTGTGAAGATTCTATGGATGATAACGGTTCAGGAGGTACCGAAACCGTTTCTATACCTACTGTTGCCGGAACAGTTTATTATGTAAACGTAGGCAACTACAGCGGTTTTACAGATGAAATGGAATGGCCGTTTACCATCAATATCAGTAAAGGAGCTCTTAGTACAGCAGAAACAGCTAAAGCGAAAGACGCAGTTAAAGCATACCCGAATCCGTTTACAGATGTGCTGAACATCTCGAAAATAGAACTGGTAAAAGCCGTTTCCATTTCAGATGTTTCCGGAAGATTGGTGAAAACAATTGATAATCCTTCTTCTACTCTTCATTTAGGAGACTTAAAACAAGGACTTTATTTTGTTACATTACAAATGAAAGACGGATCTAAACAGACCATCAAAGCAATCAAAAAATAA
- a CDS encoding ion transporter, whose product MEREHNLVPEDKLWKRFLYRIIYRSDTRLGKLFDIILLSLILASTAIIMMESVPKLDKRFHYTFLILEWIISLFFSAEYLMRIAVVKNKKHYVFSFFGIIDFLALVPFYLSLFFPITKYFLIFRMLRMLRIFRIFNLLDFMNDGYLIVRALKNSSRKIYIFLLFLIIFSVIVGSMMFMVEGGRPGFETIPQSIYWAVVTVTTVGYGDVSPITPLGKFFAVILMLAGYSIIAVPTGIVTAEMRNKRQNLEKVCDRCGNEDIDDDARYCKQCGKKLA is encoded by the coding sequence ATGGAAAGAGAGCATAACCTTGTTCCTGAAGATAAACTCTGGAAAAGATTCCTTTATCGTATAATTTACCGCTCCGATACAAGGCTCGGAAAGCTGTTTGACATCATCCTTTTATCTTTAATTCTTGCAAGTACAGCAATCATTATGATGGAAAGTGTGCCCAAACTTGACAAAAGATTCCATTATACGTTTCTGATTCTGGAATGGATTATTTCCCTGTTTTTCTCCGCAGAATACCTGATGCGTATTGCTGTAGTAAAAAATAAAAAACATTATGTCTTCAGTTTTTTCGGAATTATTGATTTTCTTGCACTGGTTCCTTTTTATCTGAGTCTCTTTTTCCCGATAACAAAATATTTCCTGATCTTCAGAATGCTCAGAATGCTTAGAATTTTCAGAATCTTCAACCTGCTTGATTTTATGAATGACGGTTACCTCATCGTAAGGGCACTGAAGAACAGTTCCAGAAAGATTTATATTTTCCTTCTGTTTCTGATTATTTTTTCGGTCATTGTGGGCTCTATGATGTTTATGGTAGAAGGAGGCAGGCCTGGGTTTGAAACCATTCCGCAATCCATTTACTGGGCGGTAGTTACTGTAACAACCGTTGGATATGGAGACGTTTCCCCTATTACTCCTCTGGGTAAGTTTTTTGCAGTCATTCTGATGCTTGCCGGGTATTCTATTATTGCTGTTCCTACTGGAATTGTAACCGCGGAAATGCGGAATAAAAGACAGAATCTGGAAAAGGTTTGTGACCGTTGCGGTAATGAAGATATTGATGATGATGCCAGGTATTGTAAGCAGTGTGGCAAGAAATTAGCTTGA
- a CDS encoding Nif3-like dinuclear metal center hexameric protein, with amino-acid sequence MKLKTVISRIEEEISIRQAEDFDNVGLLCGVPDRDVSGILVCHDALENVVEEAIQKNCNLIVCFHPIIFSGLKSITGKNYVERAVLKAIENKIAIYAVHTAFDNDFFGVNHGICSHLGLKNMKILQPKENNLKQLTVFVPSEFSEKVKEAMFAAGAGSIGFYDECSFTVNGNGTFRPVEGSNPFSGQQNIRENADENMISVIFEEYKQGQIVTAMKQAHPYEEVAHHIYSLDNKNHHAGLGMYGELDEPMEEKDFLQLVKEKFGLEMIRHSAFNNKKIKRVGVLGGSGASGIRSALSKKCDAYLTGDIKYHDFFLAESKMLICDIGHYESEQLVTQQLFEILSQKFSTFAISKSIEKTNPVNYFI; translated from the coding sequence ATGAAGCTAAAAACAGTTATTTCAAGAATTGAAGAGGAGATCAGTATAAGGCAGGCGGAAGATTTTGATAACGTGGGTTTACTGTGTGGTGTTCCTGACCGAGATGTTTCAGGAATTCTGGTGTGTCACGATGCACTGGAAAATGTAGTGGAGGAAGCTATTCAGAAAAACTGTAATCTGATTGTCTGCTTTCATCCCATCATCTTTTCCGGATTGAAATCTATTACAGGAAAAAACTATGTGGAAAGAGCGGTTTTAAAAGCGATTGAAAATAAAATTGCCATTTACGCAGTACACACGGCATTCGATAATGATTTCTTCGGAGTGAATCATGGGATCTGCAGCCATCTGGGACTGAAGAATATGAAAATCCTTCAGCCTAAAGAAAATAATCTGAAGCAGCTGACGGTTTTTGTACCTTCAGAGTTTTCCGAGAAAGTAAAAGAAGCCATGTTTGCTGCAGGAGCCGGAAGTATAGGATTTTATGACGAATGCAGTTTTACGGTGAACGGAAACGGAACATTCAGACCGGTAGAGGGCTCCAATCCATTTTCCGGACAGCAGAATATCCGTGAAAATGCTGATGAAAATATGATCTCAGTTATTTTTGAAGAGTACAAACAAGGGCAGATTGTGACCGCAATGAAGCAGGCACATCCTTATGAAGAAGTAGCCCACCATATCTACAGTCTGGATAACAAAAATCATCATGCAGGACTGGGAATGTACGGAGAGCTGGACGAGCCTATGGAAGAAAAAGATTTCTTACAACTGGTGAAAGAAAAATTTGGTCTTGAAATGATCAGGCATTCCGCATTCAATAATAAAAAAATCAAAAGGGTAGGGGTTTTGGGAGGTTCCGGAGCAAGCGGGATCAGGTCTGCTTTATCCAAAAAATGTGATGCTTATCTTACCGGAGATATCAAGTACCACGATTTTTTCCTGGCAGAATCTAAAATGCTGATCTGTGATATAGGGCACTATGAATCAGAACAATTGGTTACCCAACAATTATTTGAAATTTTGTCACAAAAATTTAGTACATTTGCAATTTCAAAATCTATTGAAAAAACAAACCCAGTAAATTATTTCATTTAA
- a CDS encoding zinc ribbon domain-containing protein — translation MAKTNDISVEEKLRALYDLQIIDSRLDEIRNTRGELPIEVEDLEIEIEGLEKRAEKFHADIKDQDDQIKTKHEVINHAKTLIEKYKSQQDNVRNNKEFEALGKEMEFQDLEIQLAEKRIKEFGAKIAHKNETLSELNAKIDDLKNHLKFKKEELDGLISETQKEEEYLIEKSKEFASQIDERLLASYNRIRTNSINGLAVVGLERGAPKGSFFTIPPQKQMEIAQRKKIIIDEHSGKILVDDELVMEENEKMKSVIKF, via the coding sequence ATGGCAAAAACCAACGATATTTCAGTTGAAGAAAAATTAAGAGCTTTATACGATTTACAGATCATTGATTCAAGATTGGATGAAATCCGAAATACCAGAGGAGAATTGCCAATTGAAGTTGAAGATCTTGAAATTGAGATTGAAGGACTTGAAAAAAGAGCTGAAAAATTTCATGCAGACATTAAGGATCAGGACGACCAGATCAAGACAAAGCATGAAGTAATCAACCATGCGAAAACTTTAATTGAAAAATACAAATCTCAGCAGGATAATGTAAGAAACAATAAAGAGTTTGAGGCATTAGGAAAAGAAATGGAATTCCAGGATCTTGAAATTCAGCTTGCTGAAAAAAGAATTAAAGAATTCGGAGCTAAAATTGCTCATAAAAATGAAACTTTAAGTGAACTGAATGCAAAGATAGATGATCTTAAGAATCACTTGAAATTCAAAAAAGAAGAATTAGACGGTCTGATCTCTGAAACTCAGAAAGAAGAAGAATATCTGATTGAGAAGTCTAAAGAATTTGCAAGCCAGATTGACGAAAGATTATTGGCTTCTTACAACAGAATCAGAACCAACTCTATCAACGGTCTTGCAGTAGTAGGATTGGAAAGAGGAGCTCCTAAAGGTTCATTCTTCACTATTCCACCTCAAAAGCAAATGGAAATTGCCCAGAGAAAGAAAATCATCATTGATGAGCACTCTGGAAAAATCCTTGTTGATGATGAGTTGGTAATGGAAGAAAACGAAAAAATGAAATCTGTAATTAAATTCTAA